In the Armatimonadota bacterium genome, one interval contains:
- a CDS encoding NADH-quinone oxidoreductase subunit C has product MERHGFLMDLATHFPDVMQDVDEHVKDQYVLTIPRDELPIVVRRAVNQLGARFVISVGTDMRPRGGAFRVSYILSFDKDKTFLILQSEIPENDLKVPSITPQVPAADWSEREAYDMLGIVPENHPDPRRLILPDDFPEGIHPLRREFGYNDRFPSEPGNAPPRKEAPEGTTVVPLGPFYPTLEEPAYFRLFLDGERVIGSDYRGFYNHRAVEKLGDSELNYNQVPFVAQQICGICGQVHSCAYCQAVEDAAGIDVPMRAKYIRSILLELERLHSHLLWVGLAGHIIGFDTILMQAWRIREPVMWLMERVTGNRKHYSSNLVGGVRFDIDADAADDARRVLDKVEQEFKAVVDAVVIDTTILARLKGVGILTEEEARSLAVVGPVARGSNIPIDARLDHPYAAYAELGVQIQVQDGCDIWARTLVRVFEIFESIRLVRKALDDMPAGPLMAEIDLSPPYGKVGLCSVEAGRGEAHHYVLTGDENRPYRWRVRAPTFQNLQAVGCMIKGEQLADVPIGIGSYDPCFSCTERVEALDVNTGGIRIYSREELEEMSRRGGP; this is encoded by the coding sequence ATGGAACGCCACGGTTTTCTGATGGATTTGGCCACGCATTTTCCTGATGTCATGCAGGATGTAGATGAGCATGTCAAGGATCAGTACGTGCTGACCATCCCCCGGGACGAACTGCCGATAGTGGTCAGGCGGGCGGTGAACCAGCTCGGAGCGCGGTTCGTGATCAGCGTCGGCACCGATATGCGCCCGCGGGGCGGCGCCTTCAGGGTTTCGTACATCCTCTCCTTCGACAAGGACAAGACGTTCCTGATCCTGCAGTCCGAGATACCTGAGAACGACCTCAAGGTTCCTTCCATCACGCCGCAGGTGCCGGCGGCCGACTGGTCAGAGCGGGAGGCGTATGACATGCTCGGGATCGTGCCCGAGAACCACCCGGACCCGCGCAGGCTCATCCTTCCGGACGACTTCCCCGAAGGCATCCATCCACTGCGGCGGGAGTTCGGCTACAACGACCGCTTCCCGTCAGAGCCTGGGAACGCTCCCCCCAGAAAGGAGGCCCCAGAAGGGACGACCGTCGTTCCTCTCGGCCCATTCTACCCGACGCTGGAGGAGCCCGCTTACTTCCGGCTCTTCCTCGACGGCGAGCGGGTCATCGGTTCGGACTACCGAGGGTTCTACAACCACCGCGCCGTCGAGAAGCTTGGCGACAGCGAGTTGAACTACAACCAGGTGCCGTTTGTCGCCCAGCAGATATGCGGGATATGCGGGCAGGTTCACTCGTGTGCCTACTGCCAGGCCGTCGAGGACGCCGCCGGCATTGACGTGCCGATGAGGGCCAAGTATATCCGCTCGATACTCCTCGAACTCGAACGGCTGCACAGCCACCTGCTCTGGGTCGGGCTTGCCGGACACATCATCGGGTTCGACACCATACTGATGCAGGCCTGGCGCATCCGAGAGCCGGTCATGTGGCTCATGGAGCGCGTCACCGGCAATCGCAAGCACTACTCGTCGAATCTCGTCGGCGGGGTGCGATTCGACATTGACGCCGATGCGGCGGACGATGCCAGGCGCGTGCTCGACAAGGTGGAGCAGGAGTTCAAGGCCGTTGTGGATGCCGTAGTCATTGACACCACGATACTGGCTAGATTGAAGGGTGTTGGAATCCTCACCGAGGAGGAGGCCCGCAGTCTTGCCGTAGTCGGACCGGTTGCGCGTGGCTCTAACATACCTATTGATGCGCGCCTGGACCACCCGTACGCCGCCTACGCCGAACTCGGCGTTCAGATTCAGGTGCAGGACGGGTGCGATATCTGGGCGCGCACTCTCGTGAGAGTTTTCGAAATATTTGAGTCCATCCGGCTTGTGCGGAAGGCGCTCGACGACATGCCCGCCGGACCTCTCATGGCCGAGATTGACCTTAGCCCGCCTTATGGCAAGGTAGGCCTCTGCTCAGTCGAAGCCGGTCGGGGCGAGGCTCACCATTACGTCCTCACGGGTGACGAGAACCGCCCGTATCGCTGGCGCGTCAGGGCGCCGACGTTCCAGAACCTGCAGGCGGTCGGTTGCATGATCAAGGGCGAGCAGCTCGCCGACGTTCCGATCGGCATCGGCAGCTACGATCCGTGCTTCTCCTGCACCGAGAGGGTGGAGGCGCTCGACGTGAACACCGGCGGCATCAGGATCTACTCCAGGGAAGAGCTCGAGGAGATGTCTAGGCGCGGTGGGCCCTGA
- a CDS encoding hydrogenase maturation protease produces the protein MLRDDLRRMMKGRVVVVGVGDSRRGDDGVGPMMARLLAEAGVEDVIDGGPSPEIETWRVRESKPDSVLFIDAADVGGEPGEAALLLPSDLRATGFDTHRAPLKLTMEYLENELGCECCLLAVQPHDVREGASMCAEVEHSAGNLAGILVSCLNAGVRASRGEAGVEILPRPGYGTSSPDWRAS, from the coding sequence ATGCTGAGAGACGATCTGCGGAGGATGATGAAGGGGCGAGTCGTCGTCGTGGGAGTCGGAGATTCCAGGCGGGGTGATGACGGCGTCGGTCCGATGATGGCCCGGTTGCTTGCCGAGGCGGGTGTCGAGGATGTGATTGACGGCGGCCCGTCGCCCGAGATCGAAACCTGGAGGGTGCGGGAATCCAAGCCGGACAGCGTGCTCTTCATAGATGCGGCCGATGTCGGCGGAGAGCCGGGAGAGGCGGCTCTGCTTCTGCCCTCGGACCTGCGAGCGACAGGGTTCGACACGCACCGTGCGCCGCTGAAGCTGACGATGGAGTATCTGGAGAACGAACTCGGCTGCGAGTGCTGTCTGCTGGCGGTCCAGCCGCATGACGTGCGCGAAGGCGCTTCAATGTGCGCGGAGGTGGAGCACTCGGCGGGCAACCTTGCGGGCATCCTGGTCTCGTGTCTGAATGCAGGTGTTCGAGCAAGTCGCGGTGAGGCAGGGGTCGAGATTCTCCCCCGGCCCGGGTACGGCACTTCATCTCCTGATTGGAGAGCAAGCTAA